The following are from one region of the Chloracidobacterium sp. genome:
- the uppP gene encoding undecaprenyl-diphosphatase UppP: MTYLQAVILGIVQGLTEFIPISSTAHLVFASRWIDLYNGNPEQITATMAVIQLGTIAAVLVYFAGDILGIANAFIRDHWGVLTRKRPVRHSGTGGVRPIWLSEEAWLGWLIIIGSIPIGIVGFWFKEYIEGPDTKNLWTISFMLIGIAILLGIAELVGSQRKELKRLGAFDALVVGFAQVLALMPGASRSGSTIMGGLFAGQTRETAARFSFLLSVPAITAAGLLQLREAWNILPENSFMPLFVATIVSAVVGYLSIWFLLAFLRKNSTLIFIVYRLILGTVIIVLLWQGVLSPQINI; the protein is encoded by the coding sequence ATGACATATCTTCAGGCTGTAATTCTAGGAATCGTCCAGGGCCTTACCGAATTCATTCCTATAAGTTCGACCGCTCATTTGGTATTTGCTAGTCGCTGGATCGATCTTTATAACGGGAATCCCGAACAAATCACTGCGACCATGGCGGTCATCCAACTGGGTACGATCGCCGCGGTACTTGTTTATTTCGCCGGTGACATTCTCGGAATTGCAAATGCGTTCATCCGCGACCACTGGGGCGTGTTGACCCGAAAGCGTCCCGTTCGACACTCCGGAACAGGCGGCGTTAGGCCGATCTGGCTATCGGAAGAGGCGTGGCTTGGCTGGCTGATAATAATCGGATCGATCCCGATCGGGATTGTCGGGTTCTGGTTCAAGGAGTACATTGAGGGGCCCGATACCAAAAATCTATGGACCATATCGTTCATGCTGATCGGGATCGCAATTTTGCTTGGAATCGCGGAACTTGTAGGAAGCCAACGAAAAGAACTGAAAAGGCTTGGCGCTTTTGACGCGTTGGTCGTCGGTTTCGCCCAAGTTCTGGCATTGATGCCCGGTGCTAGCCGGTCGGGATCCACGATAATGGGCGGTTTGTTCGCAGGCCAAACACGCGAAACAGCCGCGCGCTTCTCGTTTCTGCTTTCTGTCCCGGCGATCACGGCCGCGGGCCTGCTTCAATTGCGCGAGGCATGGAACATCCTGCCCGAGAACAGCTTCATGCCGCTTTTCGTCGCAACGATCGTTTCCGCCGTTGTCGGCTATCTTTCGATCTGGTTCCTTCTCGCGTTCCTGCGCAAGAATTCAACACTGATCTTCATTGTCTACCGCCTGATACTCGGAACGGTTATCATCGTTCTGCTTTGGCAGGGTGTGCTGAGCCCGCAGATCAACATTTGA
- a CDS encoding SDR family NAD(P)-dependent oxidoreductase: protein MNWNGKVIFLTGASSGIGEALALALATRGAIVGLVARRREMLDDLADRCRAAGGQARSYALDVTDEVAVYDAADEMRSEFGHIDVLIANAGIGGNDDETRSYKPIAVKKVIDTNLMGAVNAVHAVVPKMVERGYGQVVAISSLAGFRGLPKSAAYSASKAGMTAFFESVRLDLRHTGVDVTIIQPGFIRTPLTSGRANKMPFLMELDDAIPNFIRAIEKKKKFAAFPWQLATIVRAGKLMPAWLYDRIAGRARYRE, encoded by the coding sequence ATGAATTGGAATGGCAAGGTGATCTTCTTAACCGGTGCTTCTAGCGGCATCGGCGAGGCACTTGCTCTTGCGCTTGCGACACGAGGAGCAATTGTAGGGCTCGTTGCAAGGCGGAGGGAGATGTTGGACGATCTTGCTGACCGATGCCGGGCTGCGGGCGGCCAGGCACGATCGTACGCGCTCGATGTTACCGATGAAGTTGCCGTTTACGATGCGGCGGATGAAATGCGTTCCGAATTCGGACACATTGACGTTTTGATCGCCAACGCCGGTATTGGCGGCAATGACGATGAGACACGGTCGTACAAACCGATTGCGGTCAAAAAGGTGATCGATACCAATCTGATGGGAGCGGTCAATGCAGTCCACGCCGTCGTGCCGAAAATGGTCGAACGCGGATATGGCCAGGTCGTAGCGATCTCCAGCCTTGCAGGATTTCGAGGTTTGCCCAAGTCGGCCGCATATTCGGCAAGCAAAGCCGGTATGACAGCGTTTTTTGAAAGTGTCAGGCTCGATCTCAGGCACACCGGCGTCGATGTTACGATCATTCAGCCCGGATTTATCCGCACTCCTTTGACGTCCGGACGAGCGAACAAAATGCCGTTCCTGATGGAACTCGACGATGCGATCCCGAATTTCATCAGGGCGATCGAGAAAAAGAAGAAGTTCGCCGCGTTTCCATGGCAGCTTGCCACGATCGTCAGAGCCGGTAAGCTCATGCCCGCCTGGCTGTATGACCGCATCGCGGGTAGAGCACGATACCGTGAATAG